Below is a genomic region from Rhodohalobacter sp. 614A.
TCAAACCGCTGGCCTACACTATTACGTTTGCGTTGATCGGTGCGATCTTTCTGGCAGTCACATATATCCCAATTATTTCCAGTTATATTTTGCCGCAACAAGAGATGGATAAAGAGCCTTGGTTGGTACGAAATATAAAAGCCCACACCGAGCCATGGATCGAGAAACTGTCTCATTATCCCAAAATGGTTTTTGGTGCTGCATTGTTTTTGTTCGCTGTAAGTATGGCTGTTTTTCCTTTTTTGGGAACCGAATTTCAGCCGACACTTCGTGAAGGGACGTTTGCTGTTCGGTCGGTGCTTCCGCCCGGTGCCAATTTGCCCACGACAACGGAATATGCCAATCGCATACAGAAGGCGATGCGAACTTTTCCTGAGGTTGAAGGTGTTTATTCGCGAGTAGGGCGGGCAGAAGTTGGCGGTGATCCCGAGCCGGTAAATGTCGTTTTTAATGTAGTCAATTTAAAACCGCTCGATGAATGGAAGTGGGGCCGTGATTATGAAGAACTTCAAACCGCAATGGCGGAAAAACTGTCAGAAGATCTGCCCGGCGTTTCATCGAACTTTTCCCAGCCTATTCAGTTGCGGACCGATGAATTGCTGAGTGGCGTTCGGGCCCAGGTGGTGGTCAGTTTATATGGTGATGACCTGGACGTCTTATCTGAAAAAGCTAGAGAAATTCAGGAGATAGCCCAGAAAGTGGAAGGAGCGGTAGATGTCAGAGCTCAACAACAGGGAGGAAAGCCGCAGATTTTGGTCCGACCCGATCGAGGGCAATTAGCGCGTCTTGGGATCAGCATGGATGATTTTCTAAGCACCGTAGAAACAGGAATTGGCGGTTCTGAAGAAGGACAAGTATTCGAGGGAATCCGTCGGTTTGATATTTTTCTTCGCCTGCATCAAGATCAGCGGAAGCAGATTAATCAGATCGAAGAGTTGCCGATTCGTACGGCTGACGGAGCGTTGGTTCCGTTGTCTCAAATTGCAGATGTGGACGTGTTTATCGGGCCAAAACAAATTTCCCGGAATAAAGCCCATCGCAGAACCTATGTTCAGCTGAATGTTCGGGGACGAGATATGGGAAGTGTCGTTAATGAAATTCAGCAAAAAGTGGCTGATCAGGTGGAGCTGCCACCGGGTTATTTTACCGAATATGGCGGGCAGTTTGAAAATCAACAGCGGGCGATGAGTCGTCTTTATCTCGTGGTTCCGATTACACTCGGACTCATTTTCTTTATGCTTTTTTCCACTTTTGGAAGCTGGAGATATGCGGTTCTCATCTTTCTGAATATTCCCTTCGCAACGATCGGAGGCATTTTTGCTCTTTGGATATCCGGTCTGTATTTGTCCGTACCGGCAGCCGTTGGGTTTATCGCCATTTTTGGGATTGCCGTTTTAAACGGGGTTGTCTTGGTGTCGTACATCAATCAGCTCAGAGAAGAAGGTTTTGAAACGCATAAAGCGGTGGTTCAGGCCGCTCTGCTACGTCTGCGTCCCGTGTTAATGACGGCCCTGACGACCGGCCTCGGACTCATTCCCCTGCTCCTTGCAAATGATATCGGCTCAAACGTACAGCGACCACTTGCGGCTGTTGTTGTGGGAGGATTGGTGACATCAACGCTGTTAACGCTGGTAGTTTTGCCAACTATTTATACATGGTTTGCTGAGCCGGTTGAGCATGTCGAGACAATCAAATAATCATTGAAATCTGTCAGATCATTCAAAAAGACATATATTTAAATGATACATAAAATCATGAGGTGCTATGGCACATAATCATTCCCATTCACACGATCATTCTCATGCGCAAACGTACGGAAAAGCATTTGCGATTGGGATTGGCCTGAATGTAGCCTATGTAATTGTTGAGGTTGCGTACGGATTGATGATCGATTCGTCAGCACTTTTAGCTGATGCCGGTCACAATATAAGTGATGTATTCAGCCTGATTTTTGCCTGGTTTGCGATGGCGGTTGCACAAAAACGTCCTGCAAAGAAGTTTACCTATGGGCTGAGAAGAAGTACCATTTTAGTGTCTATCCTAAATGCGCTGCTTCTGTTTGGAGCTGCCGGAGTGATTGGCTGGGAAGCGTATCAAAAACTATTGGAACCGGTTGAAGTGGCCGGAACCAAGATGATGATCGTAGCCGGAATCGGAATTGTGATTAACACCGCAACGGCTCTTCTCTTTATGAAAGGCCAAAAAGAGGATCTGAATATCAAAGGAGCGTTTCTGCATATGGCAGCAGACGCCGGAGTTTCTTTAGGTGTGGTCGTTTCCGGTTTACTGATTAATATGACCGGCGCCATGTGGATTGATCCCGCAGCCAGTTTTTTGATTTTGATTGTCATTGTTTACGGTACATGGGGATTATTTATCGATTCTATTAATCTTGCGTTGGATGCCGTTCCAAAAGATATTGATTACGAAGAAGTGGAACAGTTTTTCCAAAATCATGAAAAGATCGAATCCATCCATGATCTGCATATCTGGGCGATGAGTACGACCGAGAATGCCCTATCCGTTCACATTATTTTAAATTGTGATAGTTCGGATGATTTCCTGAAAGAACTAAAAGAAGAGCTGAAAGATCATTTCAAGATCCATCATTCTACGATTCAAATAGAGGTTTCGGATTTGAAGGATAGTTTGATGGATGAATGATTTTTATCAAGAGTAAGGGCAATTCATGAATTGCCCTTACAGATCGCAATGAATATTTCGGCAACGGGGTTGAGTCATCGGATGAGTATTCTGTTTTGAACGTAAACACAAGGCGGTTCACTCAGCCGATGACTTTTCGGTCAAATTGCTTGAATAACCTTCTCCAATTTAGACTTCACCTCACCGGCAATGTTTCCCAGGTTTGAGTTCTCTACCGCCTGCATAGACGCAATCGGATTTACTGCAGAAATCTCCACGGTACCATCATCATGCTCTTCCACAATGACGTTGCAGGGTAACATGGTCCCGATTTTATCCTCTGCCTGAAGAGCTTTGTGTGCAAAACCAGGATTGCAGGCACCCAGTATTTTGTACTTTTTGAAATCAACATCCAGCTTCTTCTTGAGTGTTTCTTTCACATCAATTTCTGTCAGCACGCCAAAGCCTTCTTTCTTGAGTTCTTCAGTCGTTTTAGCGATCGCTTCATCAAATGATCCTTTAAATGTTGTGGATACGTAGTAACTCATATATCTCCTGTTTTAATTGAAATAACTTTTTATAAAATAATAACATTTATGATCAGAATATGATTTTAGTAAATCGTTATTTCCAATCTATAGTATTGTTTACGATTATAAATCATCAAGAAATCATTTTACTCAAACCCGTTTTAAATGATTGATATATGCTGAAGAAGATCAAAGCTATTTTGAAAAAAGCCACCCGGAACTCGCCTTCTTTTGATCCGGCAAAATTTAATGACGATGTAGCGATGAAAACGGAATGGAGTCCGTTAAAGGGCGGCGGATCCAATTTTCAAACTCATAAACTTGTCCCTGTTGATTACACACGAATGGAATTCAAAGCAACATGGGGTGCCAAGATTTTTAGCCTGATCTTTTTTATGGCTGGTCTTGCCGTTCCGGTGATATTCCGGATCAATAATAGTCAGGTATTCGGCGGGATTTTCGGATCGGGATTTTTATTCATCGTACTGTTCGGAGCGATTTTTATGGTAGCCGGTGGCTGGATGTTTTACAGTTTTGCAAAACCGGTTGTTTTCGATAAAACGAAAGGCATGTACTGGAAAGATTGGAAAGCGCCAACCCGATACCTAGCTGAAGGTGATGAAGATGACAGCAGCAGAATAAGCAATATCTATGCCCTTCAAATTATACCCGAATTGGTACGGAGTGATAATAAAAGCTACGTGAGTTATGAACTCAACCTGATTCTGCGAGATGGCTCCCGGATGAATGTAGTGGATCACGGAAATCCAGTTCAAATGCAGGAGGACGCCCAAAAACTTTCAGAATTTCTGGGCGTCCCCGTTTGGGATGTAGTCTGAAGCGGGGGCAATTCATGAATTGCCCTTACGAGATGTAGATGAATATTTTCTATACTTATTCCGGTGTTGGAGCAAATTTCGGTACCGGTCTTGACTCTGCTTCTGCCTGCGTCTCAGCAATTCCGTTTTCTCTGATATCCTTAATCAGCCATTCCATCTCTTTGATCTCTTTTCGCT
It encodes:
- a CDS encoding efflux RND transporter permease subunit — its product is MLEQIIERVLKNRITILVLVAAIALYGYFSFRDVPVDSFPDVSPPMVQVFTSSPGLSPVDVETQISYPIEISMYGLPQLDRVQSTSIFGLSRVNIYFEEGTDIYFARRLVNERLSQVRSEIPDGLGDPQLGPITTGLGTVMMYELKNREGFNHSLMDLRTAQDWIVKPQLRTVPGVTGVLSIGGDVRQFQVNADVNALVSRGLTLGDLQRALNQNNRNVGASFLERGGEEYLVRGYGWIQPDEQGIADIGNIIVANREGTPVYVKDVADIEFGSEIKRGTLVANQQEGVGGFVLKLIGENTQDLLAEVDQKVDAINKSLPEGMIMETFYSQAELVEKAVGTVTNALIIGAILVLVVLYFFMGDIRSTLIIISTVPIAFLIAFIGMKFLGISANLMSLGGLAISIGMIGDSATVIVENTYRLLEKRKERNVPLTRIVSEAAREVIRPVFFATSIIIIVFLPLFSLEGVEGKMFKPLAYTITFALIGAIFLAVTYIPIISSYILPQQEMDKEPWLVRNIKAHTEPWIEKLSHYPKMVFGAALFLFAVSMAVFPFLGTEFQPTLREGTFAVRSVLPPGANLPTTTEYANRIQKAMRTFPEVEGVYSRVGRAEVGGDPEPVNVVFNVVNLKPLDEWKWGRDYEELQTAMAEKLSEDLPGVSSNFSQPIQLRTDELLSGVRAQVVVSLYGDDLDVLSEKAREIQEIAQKVEGAVDVRAQQQGGKPQILVRPDRGQLARLGISMDDFLSTVETGIGGSEEGQVFEGIRRFDIFLRLHQDQRKQINQIEELPIRTADGALVPLSQIADVDVFIGPKQISRNKAHRRTYVQLNVRGRDMGSVVNEIQQKVADQVELPPGYFTEYGGQFENQQRAMSRLYLVVPITLGLIFFMLFSTFGSWRYAVLIFLNIPFATIGGIFALWISGLYLSVPAAVGFIAIFGIAVLNGVVLVSYINQLREEGFETHKAVVQAALLRLRPVLMTALTTGLGLIPLLLANDIGSNVQRPLAAVVVGGLVTSTLLTLVVLPTIYTWFAEPVEHVETIK
- a CDS encoding cation diffusion facilitator family transporter; its protein translation is MAHNHSHSHDHSHAQTYGKAFAIGIGLNVAYVIVEVAYGLMIDSSALLADAGHNISDVFSLIFAWFAMAVAQKRPAKKFTYGLRRSTILVSILNALLLFGAAGVIGWEAYQKLLEPVEVAGTKMMIVAGIGIVINTATALLFMKGQKEDLNIKGAFLHMAADAGVSLGVVVSGLLINMTGAMWIDPAASFLILIVIVYGTWGLFIDSINLALDAVPKDIDYEEVEQFFQNHEKIESIHDLHIWAMSTTENALSVHIILNCDSSDDFLKELKEELKDHFKIHHSTIQIEVSDLKDSLMDE
- a CDS encoding DUF302 domain-containing protein, which encodes MSYYVSTTFKGSFDEAIAKTTEELKKEGFGVLTEIDVKETLKKKLDVDFKKYKILGACNPGFAHKALQAEDKIGTMLPCNVIVEEHDDGTVEISAVNPIASMQAVENSNLGNIAGEVKSKLEKVIQAI